In the Phenylobacterium soli genome, TCGGCCGCGCCATGGCCAATCTGGGCATGGCCCTGCAGGCGCGGCTGTCGCGCCGCCCGATCACGCCCGAGGAGATCGACCGCATCGTCAACATCCTCGACGACACCGCCGCGGCGATCGAGAAGAGCTGAGGCCTTCGGATCCTCCCCGAAGGAGGGGCGTCTCGGCTCAGTCCATCAGCTTCTGGGCCAGGTACACATAGTGCCGGGCCCAGCGCCGGGCGTTGAGCTCCGGGTCGGCGTCGTTGGCGTGACCGCCGAAGGTCTGCTCGTAATAGAGATAGGGGATCCCCATCGCCTCCAGCCGCGCGGCGAACTTGCGGGCGTGGCCCGGATGCACGCGGTCATCGCGGGTGTTGGTGGTGATGTAGGCCTCCGGATATTTCACTCCGGGCTTCAGGTTCTGGTAGGCCGAGTACTTCTCGATGAACGCCCGGTCCTCCGGCTTGTCGGGATCGCCGTACTCGCCGACCCAGGACGCGCCGGCCGACAGGTGGTTGTAGCGCAGCATGTCGATCAGCGGGCTCTCGATGACCGCGGCGTTGAACAGCTCGGGATGCTGGGTGATCGAGACGCTGGTCAGCACCCCGCCATTGGAGCGACCGTAGATGCCCAGGTGGTGCGGCGAGGTGATCCCACGCGCGATCAGGTCCTTGGCCACGGCCGCGAAGTCGTCGAAGGCGAGCTGGCGCTTCTCGCGCATCACCGACTGGTGCCAGGCCGGCCCGAACTCGCCGCCGCCGCGGATGTTGGCGATCACATAAGCCCCGCCGCGCTCCAGCCAGATCTTGCCCATCTCCGGCAGGTAGATCGGCGGCTTGGCGAGCTCGAAGCCGCCGTAGCCGTACACGATGGTGGGCGTGGAGCCGTCGGCCTTCATCGCCTTCGGCCGGACCAGGAAGTAGGGGATCTTGGTCCCGTCGGTGGAGGTCGCCCAGAACTGCTCGACCACGTCCTTCGACGCGTCGAAGCGAGCCGGCAGCTGCTTCAGCTTCGCGGCCCGGCCGGACGCGGTGTCGGCGAGCCACAGGGCCGTCGGCTCGAGGAAGCCCTCGACATTGGCGAACAGCTGGTCGCTGTCCCCGGCGGCGTCCACCAGCACGACGTTGGCGTCCTTCGGCAGCGGCAGCCGCTTCGCCGTCCAGCGACCGCCCGCATAGGCATAGACGTCCAGCGCCCCCTTCACGTCTTCCAGGAGGTCGACCGCCAGCCGGTCCCTGGTCGCGGCCACTGACTGGATCGCCTGGCGTGGGCCCGGCTGGAACACCAGCGTCGGCTGGGCGGCGGCCGGGTCGCGCTTCAGGGTCGCGAGGTCGTAGGCGATCAGGGCGCCGGCGCCGAAGCCATGCCAGGCCTCCTGCAGGGTGAAGACCGCCTGGCCGGCCACATAGTCCTGGTACTCGGCCTTCAGCGGCAGCGGGATGCGCGTCGGCGCCCCGATCGAAGGCTTGTCGCCGACGAGGTAGAACTCGTTTTCGAAGAAGGTGACGCCGCGGCGGATCATCACCGCGTCGGCCCTGCCGCCCGCGCCCCGCAGGACCACGCCCTGGGCCGAGACGTCGGTCTCGGTCCCGCGATAGACCTCCCGCGGCGCGCCCGCGCGGCCGACCAGCTTGACCACGTAGCCGTAGCCCGAGGCGGTGACCTCGCCGGGCGTCCACTCGCGGTCGGCCAGCAGGGTGTCGCGATCCACCCATTCGACGTTCTGCTTGCCGTCGGCGAACTGGAAGCCGCCGTCGACGAAGCGCTTCGCCACCGTGTCGAATTCGCGCACCTCGACCGCGTCCGAGCCCCCGTTGGAGAGGCTGACCAGGCAGAGCCGCTCATCCGGCTTCAGGCAGGTCGCGCCCTTCCAGATCCAGTTCTTGCCCTCGGTCTTGGAGAGGGCGTCGAGATCCAGCAGCGTCTCCCACTGCGGCGCCGCCGAGCGGTAGGAGGAAAGGCTCGCGTGCCGCCACAGCCCGTGCACGTGGGCGCCGTCCTGCCAGAAGTTGTCGACCCCGCCGGCCCGGAAGTGCGGGGTCGGGATACGGTCCTGTGCGGTGAAGATCGCCAGCGCCTCCTGGTGGAAGGCCGCGTAGCGCGGGTCCTTCTCGAGCCGCTCGGCGGTGCGGGCGTTCTGCTTCTCGACCCAGGCCATCGACTTCGGCGTGTCGATGTCTTCCAGCCATTGGAAGGGATCGGGGCTGATCTCCTGCGAACGGGCGGCGGGAGCGGCAAGGACGAGCGCGGCGAGCGCCAGGGCGAGCGATTTCATGCCCCGTTTCTAGCGTCACGAAACCGCGCCTGTCTCCCCCGCGCGTGCGCAAAGGGCGCATCTCGCCTATATGTCCGCGACCATGAGCCGTCCGTTCTTGAAGATGAACGGGCTCGGCAACGACTTCGTCGTCGTCGAGGCCCGCACCCAGCCGTTCCAGCCGACGGCCGCGGAGGTGCGCGCCATCGCCGATCGCACGAGCGGCGTCGGCTGCGACCAGCTCATCGCCATCGAGCCGGCGCCCGGCGTCGACGCGCGCGTGCGCTTCTGGAACGCCGACGGCGAGGAGGTCGGCGCCTGCGGCAACGGCACCCGCTGCGTCGGCTGGCTCCTGATGCAGTCCACCGGCAAGGACGAGGTGGTCGTCGAGACCCAGGCCGGCAAGCTCTACGCCAAAAAGGCGGGCGAGCGGCTGGTCAGCGTCGACATGGGCGAGCCGCGCCTCGCCTGGCGCGAGATCCCGCTCGCCGCCGAGCACGACACGCGCGCCCTCGACGTGGTGCTCTACGAACACCCCCAGCTCGGCGCGCCTCCCGGATGCGTGTCGATGGGCAATCCGCACGTCACCTTCTTCGTCACCGACATCGCCGAGGCGCCGATCCTTCAGGCCGGGCCGGCGATCGAGCGCCACCCGCTGTTCCCCGAGCACGTCAACGTCGGCTTCGCCCAGATGGTCGACCGCGGCCATATCCGCCTTCGGGTGTGGGAGCGCGGGGCGGGCCTGACCAGGGCCTGCGGCACCGGCGCCTGCGCGGCCCTGGTGGCCGCCGCGCGCCGCGATCTCGTCGACCGCGCCGCCACCCTCGAGCTGGACGGCGGCGAGCTGTTCATCGAGTGGCGCGACGACAACCACGTGATCATGACCGGCCCGGCGGCCGTCGACTTCGCGGGCGAGCTGCCGTGACCAAGGATGTCGACATCGTCACCTTCGGCTGCCGGCTGAACGCCTATGAGAGCGAGGTCATCCGCAAGCGGGCGGCCGAGGACGGCCTGGCCGACGCGGTGGTCTTCAACACCTGCGCGGTGACGAACGAGGCGGTTCGCCAGGCGCGCCAGGCGATCCGCAAGGCCCGCCGCGAGCGGCCCGGCGCCAAGCTGATCGTCACCGGCTGCGCGGCCCAGATCGACCCGACCGCCTTCGCCGCCATGCCCGAGGTCGACCTCGTGCTCGGCAACGCCGAAAAGAGCGAGGCGGGCGCCTATGCGCCGTCGGCCGAACCCATGCGGGTGCGGGTCAACGACATCATGAGCGTGCGCGAGACCGCCGGCCACCTGATCGACGGGCTGAAGGACCGCGCGCGCGCCTATGTCGAGGTCCAGAACGGCTGCGACCATCGCTGCACCTTCTGCATCATCCCCTACGGCCGCGGGAACTCGCGCTCGGCGGCGGCCGGCGAGATCGTCGAGCAGGTCCGTCGCCTGGCCGCCCAGGGCTACCAGGAGGTGGTGCTGACCGGCGTCGACGTGACGAGCTGGGGCGCCGACCTGCCCGGCCAGCCGAGCCTCGGCCAACTCGTCGCGCGGATCCTGAAGCTCGTGCCCGAGCTGCCGCGCCTGCGCCTCTCCTCCATCGACGCCGCCGAGATCGACCCCGATCTGCTGCGCTGCCTGGCCGAGGAGCCGCGGCTGATGCCCTACCTGCATCTCAGCCTGCAGGCCGGGGACGACATGATCCTCAAGCGCATGAAGCGCCGCCACCTGCGCGCCGACGCGCTGAAGCTGGTGGCCGAGGTGCGCGCCGTGCGTCCCGACGTCGCCTTTGGCGCCGACCTGATCGCCGGCTTCCCGACCGAGAGCGAGGCGATGTTCGAAAACACGCTGAGGCTGGTCGAGGAGGCGGGCCTGTCCTTCCTCCACGTCTTCCCCTTCAGTCCGCGGCCCGGCACGCCGGCGGCCCGCATGCCGCAGCTGCGGCGGGATGTGGTGAAGGCGCGGGCCGCCCGCCTGCGCGCCGCCGGCGAGGCCGCCCTCGTCCGCCACCTGGACGCCCAGGTCGGTCGCAGGCTTTCCGCCCTCGTGGAGCGGGCGGCCGTGGCCCGCGCTGAAGACTTCACCGAGATCGCGTTCGAAGGCGCCGGCCAGCCGGGCGCGATCGTGCGCCTGCGCGTCACCGGCCATGACGGCCAGCGGGCGATCGCCCATGTCGAGGCCTTGGAGGCGGCGGAATGAGCTTCAGCGGCGGGTGCCAGTGCGGCGCGGTGCGGTTCACGGCGGAACGTCTGGGGGCGGCCAGCATCTGCCATTGCCGGATGTGCCAGAAGGCGACGGGCAACTTCTTCGGCCCCTATGTCGACGCCTTCGAGCTCGTCTGGACCAACGGACCGCCGGCCCATTTCCAGAGCTCGGAGGCGGTGAAGCGCGGCTTCTGCGCCAGGTGCGGGACCCCGCTGACCTTCGAGTCCAAGGGCAATGTCGGGGTGATGATCGGCGCCCTCGACGATCCGGAGGCGGCGCCTCCGGTCACCCAGCTGCTGTTCCCGGAGAAGCTGTCCTACGTGGATCACCTCGGCGAGCTGCCGGCCTGGACGAACCTGAAGACCGGCCTCGGCGCGGCGGAGACCTTCGCCGGAGTGGTCTCGCGCCAGCAGCCGGACGAGGCCTAGGGCGGCGGCGCCCGCCCGGGGAACGCCGGCAGGCTCCAGTGGAAGAGGATGGCGCCGGCCCGGGTCGCGAACCCCAGGGCCACGGCCGCCAAGCCCGAGGCCATGAGGCCGACGCCGAGCATGTTGAGGCCGACGAAGGCGCTGGCGCCGACCAGGGCCGCGGTGACGTAGAGCTCGCGCTTCAGGAGCACCGACGGCTCCTCGCCCAGGACGTCGCGGATGATGCCGCCGAAGGTCGAGGTCAGCACCCCCATGACGATGGCCGAAAGCGGCGGCGCTCCGAGCG is a window encoding:
- a CDS encoding prolyl oligopeptidase family serine peptidase, with translation MKSLALALAALVLAAPAARSQEISPDPFQWLEDIDTPKSMAWVEKQNARTAERLEKDPRYAAFHQEALAIFTAQDRIPTPHFRAGGVDNFWQDGAHVHGLWRHASLSSYRSAAPQWETLLDLDALSKTEGKNWIWKGATCLKPDERLCLVSLSNGGSDAVEVREFDTVAKRFVDGGFQFADGKQNVEWVDRDTLLADREWTPGEVTASGYGYVVKLVGRAGAPREVYRGTETDVSAQGVVLRGAGGRADAVMIRRGVTFFENEFYLVGDKPSIGAPTRIPLPLKAEYQDYVAGQAVFTLQEAWHGFGAGALIAYDLATLKRDPAAAQPTLVFQPGPRQAIQSVAATRDRLAVDLLEDVKGALDVYAYAGGRWTAKRLPLPKDANVVLVDAAGDSDQLFANVEGFLEPTALWLADTASGRAAKLKQLPARFDASKDVVEQFWATSTDGTKIPYFLVRPKAMKADGSTPTIVYGYGGFELAKPPIYLPEMGKIWLERGGAYVIANIRGGGEFGPAWHQSVMREKRQLAFDDFAAVAKDLIARGITSPHHLGIYGRSNGGVLTSVSITQHPELFNAAVIESPLIDMLRYNHLSAGASWVGEYGDPDKPEDRAFIEKYSAYQNLKPGVKYPEAYITTNTRDDRVHPGHARKFAARLEAMGIPYLYYEQTFGGHANDADPELNARRWARHYVYLAQKLMD
- the dapF gene encoding diaminopimelate epimerase, whose amino-acid sequence is MSRPFLKMNGLGNDFVVVEARTQPFQPTAAEVRAIADRTSGVGCDQLIAIEPAPGVDARVRFWNADGEEVGACGNGTRCVGWLLMQSTGKDEVVVETQAGKLYAKKAGERLVSVDMGEPRLAWREIPLAAEHDTRALDVVLYEHPQLGAPPGCVSMGNPHVTFFVTDIAEAPILQAGPAIERHPLFPEHVNVGFAQMVDRGHIRLRVWERGAGLTRACGTGACAALVAAARRDLVDRAATLELDGGELFIEWRDDNHVIMTGPAAVDFAGELP
- the mtaB gene encoding tRNA (N(6)-L-threonylcarbamoyladenosine(37)-C(2))-methylthiotransferase MtaB, with product MTKDVDIVTFGCRLNAYESEVIRKRAAEDGLADAVVFNTCAVTNEAVRQARQAIRKARRERPGAKLIVTGCAAQIDPTAFAAMPEVDLVLGNAEKSEAGAYAPSAEPMRVRVNDIMSVRETAGHLIDGLKDRARAYVEVQNGCDHRCTFCIIPYGRGNSRSAAAGEIVEQVRRLAAQGYQEVVLTGVDVTSWGADLPGQPSLGQLVARILKLVPELPRLRLSSIDAAEIDPDLLRCLAEEPRLMPYLHLSLQAGDDMILKRMKRRHLRADALKLVAEVRAVRPDVAFGADLIAGFPTESEAMFENTLRLVEEAGLSFLHVFPFSPRPGTPAARMPQLRRDVVKARAARLRAAGEAALVRHLDAQVGRRLSALVERAAVARAEDFTEIAFEGAGQPGAIVRLRVTGHDGQRAIAHVEALEAAE
- a CDS encoding GFA family protein, coding for MSFSGGCQCGAVRFTAERLGAASICHCRMCQKATGNFFGPYVDAFELVWTNGPPAHFQSSEAVKRGFCARCGTPLTFESKGNVGVMIGALDDPEAAPPVTQLLFPEKLSYVDHLGELPAWTNLKTGLGAAETFAGVVSRQQPDEA